One genomic segment of Alosa sapidissima isolate fAloSap1 chromosome 13, fAloSap1.pri, whole genome shotgun sequence includes these proteins:
- the arrdc1b gene encoding arrestin domain-containing protein 1b codes for MGKLQEFDITFTNNKVVYSPGESISGCVKITCSGSMKYIAIKVNCLGSCGVSTKMNDTSWMLEEQYFSSTLSVADKGTLPAGEHSFPFQFPIPASVPTSYEGPFGKISYRVRAGIDTPRFSKDYKTQRPFYLLNLLNLNEVPEIEQPSCAVVTKKFNYLLVKTGTLMLKTRSDLRGYTPGQVIQLATEIHNKSGKDTGYVLASLVQKVTYKVKRPLMDLRTIAEVEGAGVKAGKHAEWREQIIVPPLPQSALTGCSLIDIDYFIQVSLKSPEVVVTLPIFIGNIAVNLTPSRPMPPHPGTPLGAMSSPCHGGVVPSAPPAEEDPDSELGAGGLASEEIPTKSHSQQDPSGQPATVSPSAFGYASGLSTPQGQRSAAAASDGSAALFCVSTGATIPFFTEGNATPVPTSCSLILPPEYSRWDFPPEPPPTYEESCSSNNSSFNR; via the exons CCATCAAGGTGAACTGCCTGGGGTCATGCGGCGTCTCGACCAAGATGAACGACACGTCATGGATGCTGGAGGAACAGTACTTCAGCAGCACACTCTCTGTGGCCGACAAAG GGACTTTACCGGCAGGCGAGCACAGCTTCCCCTTCCAGTTCCCGATTCCAG CGTCCGTCCCCACCTCCTACGAGGGCCCCTTCGGGAAGATCTCCTACAGAGTACGGGCAGGGATTGACACGCCACGCTTCTCGAAGGACTACAAGACCCAGAGACCCTTTTACCTACTCAACCTCCTCAACCTCAACGAAGTGCCAGAAATTGAG CAACCCAGCTGCGCAGTGGTGACGAAGAAGTTCAACTACCTGCTGGTGAAGACGGGCACGCTGATGCTGAAGACGCGGAGCGACCTGAGGGGATACACCCCGGGCCAGGTCATCCAGCTGGCCACCGAGATCCACAACAAGTCCGGCAAGGACACGGGCTACGTGCTGGCCAGCCTTGTGCAG AAAGTGACCTACAAGGTGAAGAGGCCGCTGATGGACCTGCGCACCATCGCCGAGGTGGAGGGCGCGGGGGTGAAGGCCGGCAAGCACGCCGAGTGGCGGGAGCAGATCATcgtccctcccctccctcagtCGGCGCTCACCGGCTGCAGTCTCATCGATATCGATTACTTCATCCAG GTGTCTCTGAAGTCTCCTGAAGTTGTTGTCACTCTAcccattttcattggcaacatcGCGGTCAACCTGACACCCTCCAGGCCAATGCCCCCCCACCCAGGCACCCCTCTGGGGGCCATGTCCAGTCCCTGCCATGGAGGTGTGGTCCCCAGCGCCCCGCCAGCCGAGGAGGACCCGGACAGCGAGCTAGGCGCAGGAGGCCTGGCCAGCGAGGAGATCCCCACCAAGAGCCACTCCCAGCAGGACCCCAGCGGCCAGCCTGCCACCGTGTCCCCCAGCGCCTTCGGCTACGCCTCAGGCCTGTCCACCCCGCAGGGTCAGCGGAGCGCCGCGGCGGCCTCGGATGGCTCTGCTGCGCTGTTCTGTGTGTCCACCGGGGCCACCATACCGTTCTTCACCGAGGGGAATGCCACGCCCGTGCCCACGTCGTGCTCACTCATCCTGCCGCCTGAGTACAGCCGCTGGGACTTCCCTCCTG AACCCCCTCCCACCTATGAGgagagctgcagcagcaacaactcCAGTTTTAACAGGTAA